One genomic window of Trichosurus vulpecula isolate mTriVul1 chromosome X, mTriVul1.pri, whole genome shotgun sequence includes the following:
- the LOC118832616 gene encoding proteasome subunit beta type-2-like — translation MEYLIGIQGPDYILVASDCTAASNIVQMKDDHDKMLKMSEKILLLCVGEAGDTVQFAEYIQKNVQLYKMLNGYELSPTGAANFTHRNLADYLQSWTLYHVNLLLAGYDEHEGPTLYNMDYLATLAKAPFAAHGYGAFLTLSVLDRYYKPSITCEEAVELLKKCLEELQKCFILNLPSFSIQIIDKDGIHELDTILPSKRSS, via the coding sequence ATGGAGTACCTTATCGGCATCCAGGGGCCTGACTACATCTTGGTGGCCTCAGACTGCACAGCCGCCAGCAACATCGTCCAGATGAAGGACGATCATGACAAGATGCTTAAGATGAGTGAGAAGATCTTACTTCTGTGTGTTGGAGAGGCTGGGGACACTGTGCAGTTTGCTGAATACATTCAGAAAAATGTACAGCTCTACAAGATGCTCAATGGGTATGAATTGTCTCCCACAGGAGCAGCTAACTTCACACATCGAAATCTGGCTGACTACCTCCAAAGTTGGACCCTATACCATGTCAATCTCCTGTTGGCTGGCTATGATGAGCATGAAGGACCCACACTGTACAATATGGACTACCTGGCAACCCTGGCCAAAGCTCCATTTGCAGCCCATGGTTATGGTGCCTTCTTGACCCTCAGCGTTCTAGATCGTTACTACAAACCAAGTATCACGTGTGAGGAGGCAGTAGAGCTTCTGAAGAAATGTCTGGAAGAGCTCCAGAAGTGCTTCATCCTGAACCTACCATCCTTCAGCATCCAGATCATCGACAAAGATGGCATCCATGAGCTGGACACCATCCTCCCTTCCAAAAGGAGCTCCTAA